In the Candidatus Deferrimicrobium sp. genome, GCGAAGGAGGTGAACCGGAATCCGTCGTACACGAGCTTCTCGTAGATCTCGTCCGACAGGACGGTGATGTCCTTCTTCACGATCACCTTGGCCAGCGCCTCGAGCTCCGCCTTCGAGTACGCCGCCCCCGTCGGGTTGGAGGGGCTGTTCAGCACGAAGAGCTTCGTCTTCTTCGTTATCGCCTTCTCCAGCTGCGCCGGGGTGATTTTGAACCCCGTGGACTGCTTCGCCTCGACGACCACGGGAGTGGCGTCCGCCAGGAGCGCGATGTCCGGGTAGGAAACCCAGTACGGAGCGGGGATGATCACCTCGTCCCCGGCCTCGAGGAACGCCTGGGCGACATTGTAGATCGAGTGCTTCGCACCGAGGGATACGATGACGTTCTCCCGCTTGTATTCGAGGCCGTTGTCCCGCTTGAGCTTGGCGATGATGGCGTCCTTGAGCTCCGGCGAGCCGGGAACCGGGGTGTACTTCGTGTATCCGTCGTCCAGCGCCTTCTTGGCGACGGCCTTGATATGGTCCGGCGTGTCGAAATCCGGCTCCCCGGCACCGAAGCCGACCACATCGATCCCCTGCGCCTTCATCTGCTTCGCCTTGCTGGTGATCGCCAGCGTCGGCGACGGCTTGATCCTCCCTACCCTCCCCG is a window encoding:
- a CDS encoding pyridoxal phosphate-dependent aminotransferase; this translates as MKLSGRVGRIKPSPTLAITSKAKQMKAQGIDVVGFGAGEPDFDTPDHIKAVAKKALDDGYTKYTPVPGSPELKDAIIAKLKRDNGLEYKRENVIVSLGAKHSIYNVAQAFLEAGDEVIIPAPYWVSYPDIALLADATPVVVEAKQSTGFKITPAQLEKAITKKTKLFVLNSPSNPTGAAYSKAELEALAKVIVKKDITVLSDEIYEKLVYDGFRFTSFASLGEEVKKRTILVNGLSKSHSMTGWRIGYVAADKDLVAAMNNIQSQSTSNPVSFCDKASVEALNGPQDFQKVWVAEFDRRRRYITDRLNKMPGVSCLLPQGAFYVFPNFSGCYGKKTPAGKVIDGSSALSAYLLDDHKVAAVPGIAFGDDACQRLSYATSMKNIEKGIDRIEQAVKALV